The following are encoded in a window of Alphaproteobacteria bacterium genomic DNA:
- a CDS encoding chromosomal replication initiator DnaA — protein MNQIALPFAWPVADKEEDFLLSDANRTVFEHLTRWSLWPVMATLVTGPRKSGRSLLGRIFVRKTGGRLFDDAEDHEEEALFHAWNEAQELRRPLLILADCPPPQWKIQLPDLRSRLAATPQVEIAPPDDALIGQLIVKLLGDRGIAAPQEVADFLVPRIERSYISVMRVVDILDRVMLSHHRRMTVPLAKRALDEAGVIGRARRTG, from the coding sequence GTGAACCAGATCGCGCTTCCGTTCGCCTGGCCGGTGGCCGACAAGGAGGAGGATTTCCTCCTTTCCGACGCCAACCGCACCGTCTTCGAGCACCTGACCCGCTGGTCGCTGTGGCCGGTCATGGCCACCCTGGTGACGGGCCCGCGAAAGTCCGGCCGAAGCCTGCTTGGCCGGATCTTTGTCCGCAAGACCGGAGGGCGCCTGTTCGACGATGCCGAGGATCATGAGGAGGAAGCGCTCTTCCACGCCTGGAATGAGGCCCAGGAGCTGCGCAGGCCGCTGCTGATCCTCGCCGACTGCCCTCCGCCGCAATGGAAGATCCAGCTCCCGGACCTTCGATCGCGCCTCGCGGCGACTCCGCAGGTCGAGATCGCGCCGCCGGACGACGCTCTGATCGGGCAGCTGATCGTCAAGCTTCTGGGCGATCGCGGAATCGCCGCGCCGCAGGAGGTTGCGGACTTTCTCGTGCCCAGGATCGAACGTTCCTACATTTCTGTTATGAGGGTCGTGGATATTCTCGATCGCGTCATGCTCTCGCACCATCGTAGGATGACCGTCCCGCTCGCCAAGCGCGCGCTCGACGAGGCGGGGGTGATCGGACGCGCACGAAGGACCGGTTGA